The Catenulispora sp. MAP5-51 genome segment GATAAAGGCCGATTACGGTCTTTCCGTTGACGGGAATGAAGCTATCCCCGAGGGCGTAGTTACCATCAAGGTCCACTGCTTCCCATCGGGAAGCATGCAGGTGAGGAGCATCGCGATGACGACCGGCTGCCCGACGGGCCAGCACCCGCACCATGACGTGTACACCGCGCAGTGCCCGTGCCGCGCGCTGCTGGACCTGCTGGCCAACAAGTGGTCCGCCCTGGCCATCGGCGCACTGGAGGACGGCGCGCAGCGCTTCGGCGCTTTGCAGAAACGGCTTCAGGGCGTCAGTCCCAAGGTCCTGACTCAGACCCTGCGCCGGCTGGAAGACTTCGGCCTGGTGGACCGTACCGTCTACCCGGCCATCCCGCTGCACGTCGAGTACGAGCTCACCGCACTCGGCAAGAGTGCCGCCGTACCCCTGAATTCGCTGCGGGCCTGGGTCGAGGACAACATCGACGACGCGGTTCCGCACTCTGTGGCGACTACTGCTTGATCCTCTCCCGGGTGTTCATGTGCCGGCGGCG includes the following:
- a CDS encoding winged helix-turn-helix transcriptional regulator — translated: MTTGCPTGQHPHHDVYTAQCPCRALLDLLANKWSALAIGALEDGAQRFGALQKRLQGVSPKVLTQTLRRLEDFGLVDRTVYPAIPLHVEYELTALGKSAAVPLNSLRAWVEDNIDDAVPHSVATTA